One stretch of Melospiza georgiana isolate bMelGeo1 chromosome 28, bMelGeo1.pri, whole genome shotgun sequence DNA includes these proteins:
- the LOC131094331 gene encoding membrane primary amine oxidase-like encodes MSLKTVLILLGLALATIFALVCVLLTRERSPRTCQSLPPEQEDTEDGQSLVFADLTAEEMSQVVRYLRGHLGVPLVEASRAEPSENCIAWLDVQVPAKAEVLRFLDSGGARPPREALAVLYFGQQPEPNITELVVGPLPGPAYHRDVTVRKYGGRLPYHRRPVTGREYKQIDALIHSELKKAPLFLAACCDSDGTNLVTLTTAPRGFRSGDRVTWFVLFHNVAGTGYYLSPVGLEVLVDHGDLRVSRWQLRKVFYNGRYFASTGDLEQEFVAGALEVVRLKQPQADAVLGSMKPRRPPGPPAPLQFEPQGPRYSIRNNRVTFQGWSFAFGMNPNTGPRLFDIRYRGERIVYELSLQEALALYGSNCPGGMSTRYLDGSFGIGRFAYELVRGLDCPYTATYVDRHYLAETDTPKTNQNSLCIFEHDSALPLRRHFSDSQSFYYGGLRRNALVIRTISTLINYDYIWDFMFHTNGAVEVRVHATGYISSSFLHGRGTDYGNRVGPHTLGTMHIHHIHYKVDLDVDGQLNSLESQDMEYEFVKDPWSAQSTIERPHLRRERLEREDEAAFPLNAPLPRYLSFVSPNPNRWGHPRSYRIQVISFAGKHLPTNSSMERSVSWGRYQLAVTRRKEEEPTSTSVYNQNDPWTPTVAFADFINNETITNQDLVAWITVGFLHVPHAEDIPNTVTVGNSVGFFLRPYNYFSEDPSVDCPDSVYLSSEQDAGACGDNPLACLSSAATCAPRLPPFHFGGFLNLSLAPPLGGL; translated from the exons caggaggacaCAGAGGACGGCCAGAGCCTGGTGTTTGCCGACCTGACGGCCGAGGAGATGTCGCAGGTGGTGCGGTACCTGCGGGGCCACCTCGGGGTGCCGCTGGTGGAGGCGTCGCGTGCCGAGCCCTCGGAGAACTGCATCGCCTGGCTGGACGTGCAGGTGCCCGCCAAGGCAGAGGTGCTGCGGTTCCTGGACTCGGGGGGGGCCCGTCCGCCCCGggaggctctggctgtgctgtacTTTGGGCAGCAGCCGGAGCCCAACATCACCGAGCTGGTGGTGGGGCCGCTGCCGGGGCCGGCGTACCACCGGGACGTGACGGTGCGCAAGTACGGGGGGAGGCTGCCCTACCACCGCAGGCCCGTCACGGGCAGGGAGTACAAGCAGATCGACGCCCTCATCCACAGCGAGCTGAAGAAGGCGCCGCTCTTCCTCGCCGCCTGCTGCGACTCCGACGGCACCAACCTGGTCACCCTCACCACGGCCCCGCGGGGATTCAGGTCTGGGGATCGCGTCACCTGGTTTGTTCTTTTCCACAACGTGGCTGGCACTGGTTATTACCTGTCCCCggtggggctggaggtgctggtggaCCACGGGGACCTGCGGGTGTCCCGGTGGCAGCTGCGCAAAGTCTTCTACAACGGCCGCTACTTTGCCAGCACGGGGGATCTGGAGCAGGAGTTCGTGGCTGGTGCACTGGAGGTGGTCAGGCTgaagcagccccaggctgatgcagtgctgggctcaATGAAGCCCCGACGCCCTCCTgggcccccggccccgctgcagTTCGAGCCGCAGGGTCCCCGCTACAGCATCAGGAACAACCGCGTCAccttccagggctggagcttcGCCTTTGGCATGAACCCCAACACTGGCCCGCGCCTCTTCGACATCAGGTACCGTGGGGAGAGGATTGTCTATGAGCTGAGCCTGCAGGAAGCCTTAGCCCTGTATGGCTCCAACTGCCCCGGGGGAATGTCCACCCGTTACCTGGACGGCAGCTTCGGCATCGGCAGGTTTGCCTACGAGCTGGTGCGGGGCCTGGACTGCCCCTACACGGCCACCTACGTGGACAGGCACTACCTGGCCGAGACAGACACTCCCAAAACCAACCAGAACTCCCTCTGCATCTTTGAGCACGACTCTGCCCTCCCTCTGAGGCGCCACTTCTCCGACTCGCAGTCCTTCTACTACGGCGGGCTGCGGAGGAACGCGCTGGTGATCCGCACCATCTCCACGCTCATCAACTACGACTACATCTGGGATTTCATGTTCCACACCAACGGGGCCGTGGAGGTCAGGGTGCACGCCACGGGCTACAtcagctcctccttcctccatggCCGAGGCACTGACTATGGCAACAGGGTTGGGCCCCACACGCTGGGGACGATGCACATCCACCACATCCACTACAAGGTGGACCTGGATGTTGATG GGCAGCTGAACTCGCTGGAGAGCCAGGACATGGAGTATGAGTTTGTCAAAGATCCCTGGAGCGCACAGAGCACCATTGAGCGGCCGCACCTCCGCAGGGAACGGCTGGAGAGGGAGGACGAGGCAGCATTCCCACTCAATGCCCCCCTGCCCCGCTACCTCTCCTTTGTCAGCCCCAATCCCAACAGGTGGGGGCACCCACGCAGCTACAGGATCCAGGTCATCAGCTTTGCTGGGAAGCACCTGCCCACCAACAGCTCCATGGAGCGCTCTGTCAGCTGGGGCAG gtaCCAGCTGGCTGTCaccaggaggaaggaggaggagccCACCAGCACCAGCGTCTACAACCAGAACGACCCCTGGACGCCCACTGTGGCCTTTGCCGACTTCATCAACAACGAGACCATCACCAACCAG gacTTGGTTGCCTGGATCACCGTGGGGTTCCTGCACGTCCCTCATGCTGAAGACATCCCCAACACGGTGACCGTGGGGAACAGCGTTGGCTTTTTCCTGAGGCCCTACAACTACTTCAGCGAGGACCCCTCGGTGGATTGCCCTGACAGCGTGTACCTGAGCAGTGAGCAGGATGCTGGGGCGTGTGGGGACAACCCCCTCGCCTGCCTGTCCTCTGCTGCCACCTGTGCCCCCCGCCTGCCCCCCTTCCACTTCGGGGGCTTCCTCAACCTCAGCCTGGCGCCGCCCCTGGGGGGGCTCTGA
- the G6PC1 gene encoding glucose-6-phosphatase catalytic subunit 1: protein MEAHMNLLHDVGIQTTHWLQQRFQGSQDWFLFISYAADLRNAFFVLFPIWFHFSEAVGIRLIWVAVIGDWLNLVFKWILFGERPYWWVLDTDYYGNSSAPEIQQFPLTCETGPGSPSGHAMGAAGVYYVMVTALLSAAGGEKQSRTLGYWVLWTVLWVGFWAVQVCVCMSRVFIAAHFPHQVIAGVFSGMAVAKTFQHVHCIYHASFHRYLLITIFLFSFTLGFYLLLWTFGVDLLWTLEKAQKWCSNPEWVHIDTTPFASLLRNLGILFGLGLALNSPLYQESSRLTQGQQPPFFRLGCAAASLLILHVFDAFKPPSHVQLLFYALSFCKSAAVPLATVGLIPYCLAQLLPTQHKKAA, encoded by the exons atGGAGGCCCACATGAACCTCCTGCATGATGTGGGCATCCAGACCACacactggctgcagcagcgcttCCAGGGCTCCCAGGACTGGTTCCTCTTCATCTCCTATGCTGCTGATCTCAGGAATGCTTTTTTTGTCCTCTTCCCCATCTGGTTCCACTTCAGTGAGGCCGTGGGCATCAGGCTCATCTGGGTGGCCGTCATTGGAGACTGGCTCAACCTCGTCTTCAAGTG gATCCTTTTTGGGGAGAGGCCATACTGGTGGGTCCTTGACACAGACTATTATGGCAACAGCTCTGCACCAGAGATCCAGCAGTTCCCTCTCACCTGCGAGACTGGCCCTG GGAGCCCATCTGGCCATGCCATGGGTGCAGCAGGCGTGTACTACGTGATGGTGACAgccctcctctctgctgctgggggagagaAGCAGTCAAGGACACTGGGATACTG GGTGCTGTGGACGGTGCTTTGGGTTGGCTTCTGGGCAGTTCAGGTCTGTGTCTGCATGTCCCGAGTCTTCATCGCCGCTCACTTCCCGCACCAGGTGATTGCAGGGGTGTTCTCAG ggatggCTGTGGCCAAGACCTTCCAGCACGTCCACTGCATCTACCATGCCAGCTTCCATCGGTACCTGCTCATCACCATCTTCCTCTTCAGCTTCACCCTGGGTTtctacctgctgctgtggacgTTCGGCGTGGACCTGCTCTGGACGCTGGAGAAGGCCCAGAAGTGGTGCAGCAACCCTGAGTGGGTGCACATTGACACCACTCCCTTTGCCAGCCTCCTCCGTAACCTGGGCATCCTCtttgggctggggctggccctCAACTCCCCCCTGTACCAGGAGAGCTCCCGGTTAACGCAGGGCCAGCAGCCGCCCTTCTTCCGCCTGGGCTGCGCCGCTGcctccctcctcatcctccacGTCTTTGATGCCTTCAAGCCTCCCTCCCACGTGCAGCTGCTCTTCTACGCCCTGTCCTTCTGCAAGAGCGCGGCCGTGCCGCTGGCCACCGTGGGCCTCATCCCctactgcctggcccagctgctgcccacacagcaCAAAAAGGCGGCCTAA